In a genomic window of Variovorax paradoxus:
- a CDS encoding alpha/beta hydrolase: MSPRPSSRSAEAAALAAGQGAEADLSIELPGRDPVGARVYGQRPKGETVPLVLHFHGGTFICGGLDNGRNVARLLAGAGAVVVSLDYPLAPESPFPEPIEVGYAALEWLYKQRVKLGGRGAQVYLAGEEAGGNLAAAVALISRDRAHPPLAGQILLSPMLDPCAGTASLRKATNDSPECRWATGWEKYLSCPSNATHPYAVPSGSLRLSALAPALVLVGEDDAMRDEALTFAGRLRSAGIEVTSAVLSNAAEWPKALYDAECMGCKVCEATVQQHFREFFAATTPPQGATPKPS, translated from the coding sequence ATGTCACCCCGTCCATCGTCCCGCTCCGCCGAAGCAGCCGCGCTTGCCGCGGGGCAAGGCGCGGAAGCCGATCTGTCGATCGAGCTGCCCGGCCGCGATCCGGTGGGCGCCCGTGTCTACGGCCAGCGCCCCAAGGGTGAAACCGTGCCGCTGGTGCTGCACTTCCATGGCGGCACCTTCATCTGCGGCGGCCTCGACAACGGCCGCAACGTGGCGCGCCTGCTGGCCGGCGCCGGCGCGGTGGTGGTCTCGCTCGACTACCCGCTGGCCCCCGAGTCGCCGTTTCCCGAGCCGATCGAGGTCGGCTACGCGGCGCTCGAATGGCTCTACAAGCAGCGCGTCAAGCTCGGCGGCCGCGGCGCCCAGGTCTACCTGGCCGGCGAGGAAGCCGGCGGCAACCTGGCGGCGGCGGTGGCGCTGATCTCGCGCGACCGCGCCCATCCGCCGCTGGCGGGCCAGATCCTGCTGTCGCCGATGCTCGACCCCTGCGCCGGTACCGCGTCGCTGCGCAAGGCGACCAACGACTCGCCCGAGTGCCGCTGGGCCACGGGCTGGGAGAAGTACCTGAGCTGCCCGTCGAACGCCACGCACCCCTATGCGGTGCCCAGCGGTTCGCTGCGCCTCTCGGCCCTGGCCCCGGCGCTGGTGCTGGTGGGCGAGGACGACGCGATGCGCGACGAAGCGCTGACCTTCGCGGGCCGGCTGCGTTCGGCCGGCATCGAGGTCACGAGCGCGGTGCTGAGCAACGCGGCCGAATGGCCCAAGGCGCTCTACGACGCCGAATGCATGGGCTGCAAGGTCTGCGAAGCGACCGTGCAGCAGCACTTCCGCGAATTCTTTGCGGCGACCACACCGCCCCAAGGGGCGACACCGAAGCCCAGTTAG
- a CDS encoding helix-turn-helix transcriptional regulator — protein sequence MPSPAAPSGPRISAFADRLAHKATPVASTLDGYATTPHAHDCDMLFVPLAGRFDVIDPRGDALQSSPGHFLWFAAGAAHATSAMTLRQTHLAVYVDSEFWDTALRAHGIAKPAQGLRAGSGALNLLSHRLLEMAGAPASPEPSMAHVAHCGALVMEAARLMANPLVHPDGRGTPGAVIAALLASDIEATLAAPLPLEAFAARHRLSRRQVERLFRAAYGLSPLEFQQQRRLERARHLLQNTDESVLSVAQQVGWASGAYLTRMLGKAWATTAGELRARRPPA from the coding sequence ATGCCGTCCCCCGCCGCCCCCTCCGGACCGCGCATCTCCGCGTTCGCCGATCGCCTGGCCCACAAGGCGACGCCGGTGGCGAGCACGCTCGACGGCTACGCCACCACGCCGCATGCGCACGATTGCGACATGCTGTTCGTGCCGCTGGCGGGCCGCTTCGACGTGATCGATCCGCGCGGCGACGCGCTGCAGTCCTCGCCCGGCCATTTCCTCTGGTTCGCGGCCGGCGCCGCCCATGCCACCAGTGCGATGACACTGCGCCAGACGCACCTCGCGGTCTATGTCGATTCGGAGTTCTGGGACACGGCGCTGCGCGCGCACGGCATCGCGAAGCCGGCCCAGGGCCTGCGCGCGGGCAGCGGCGCGCTGAACCTGCTGTCGCACCGGCTGCTGGAGATGGCCGGCGCGCCGGCATCGCCCGAGCCCTCGATGGCGCACGTGGCCCACTGCGGCGCGCTGGTGATGGAGGCGGCACGGCTCATGGCCAACCCCCTGGTGCATCCCGACGGCCGCGGCACGCCCGGCGCGGTGATCGCCGCGCTGCTGGCCAGCGACATCGAGGCCACGCTGGCGGCGCCGCTGCCGCTCGAGGCCTTCGCGGCGCGGCACCGGCTCTCGCGCCGGCAGGTCGAGCGGCTGTTCCGCGCGGCCTACGGGCTGTCGCCGCTCGAGTTCCAGCAGCAGCGGCGCCTCGAGCGCGCGCGCCACCTGCTGCAGAACACCGACGAATCGGTGCTGTCGGTGGCGCAGCAGGTCGGCTGGGCCTCGGGGGCCTATCTCACGCGCATGCTGGGCAAGGCCTGGGCGACGACGGCCGGCGAGCTGCGCGCGCGGCGGCCGCCGGCCTAG
- a CDS encoding LysR family transcriptional regulator — MDQIQAMRIFVRVVEAGTFTRAADSLALPKGTVTKQIQALESRLRVKLLNRTTRRVTVTPDGAAYFERAARLLNDFDDMEASMTNAQSSPTGRLRIDVGTSVARLVILPALATFCDRYPEIQVDLGVSDRTVDLISDNVDCVIRAGDLADQSLVARRIGTLHFVTVASPAYIKRYGAPQHPNDIEKRHHVVSYFSGTTRRVYPHEFKKGDEHIELNGPYRVSVNESNAHMAAVLGGFGISQCITFMAEPHLESGELIEVLPDWHRDPLPIHVVYPPNRHLSAKVRAFVDWAAELFAKTPRLQRR, encoded by the coding sequence ATGGATCAGATCCAGGCCATGCGGATCTTCGTCCGCGTCGTGGAAGCCGGCACCTTCACCCGCGCGGCGGACTCGCTCGCCCTGCCCAAGGGCACCGTCACCAAGCAGATCCAGGCCCTGGAATCGCGGCTGCGCGTGAAGTTGCTGAACCGTACCACCCGCCGGGTGACGGTCACGCCGGACGGCGCCGCGTACTTCGAGCGGGCGGCGCGGCTGCTCAACGACTTCGACGACATGGAAGCCAGCATGACGAATGCACAGTCCAGCCCCACGGGCCGGCTGCGCATCGACGTCGGCACCTCGGTCGCGCGGCTGGTGATCCTGCCGGCGCTGGCCACCTTCTGCGACCGCTATCCCGAGATCCAGGTCGACCTCGGCGTCAGCGACCGCACGGTGGACCTGATCAGCGACAACGTCGACTGCGTGATCCGCGCCGGCGACCTCGCCGACCAGTCGCTGGTGGCGCGGCGCATCGGCACCCTGCACTTCGTGACCGTGGCCTCGCCGGCCTACATCAAGCGCTATGGTGCGCCGCAGCATCCCAACGACATCGAGAAGCGCCACCACGTGGTGAGCTACTTCTCGGGCACCACGCGGCGCGTCTACCCGCACGAGTTCAAGAAGGGCGACGAGCACATCGAGCTCAACGGCCCCTACCGGGTGTCGGTCAACGAGAGCAACGCCCACATGGCGGCCGTGCTCGGCGGCTTCGGCATCTCGCAGTGCATCACCTTCATGGCCGAGCCGCACCTCGAGAGCGGCGAGCTGATCGAGGTGCTGCCCGACTGGCACCGCGACCCGCTGCCGATCCACGTGGTCTACCCGCCCAACCGCCACCTGAGCGCCAAGGTGCGCGCCTTCGTGGACTGGGCCGCCGAGCTGTTCGCGAAGACGCCGCGGTTGCAGCGGCGCTGA
- a CDS encoding efflux RND transporter periplasmic adaptor subunit, with amino-acid sequence MSNNKPTFSSAARKGLWPAVTGVTALLAVAAAVLGMHSFKAEANAPAAGAPQAIPVSVAAVAPSEINAWDEFSGRLEAIERVDVRSRVAGAVQSLHFREGALVKQGDLLVTIDPAPYAAEVERAEAQVASAQARQSFSRSEQERAKRLWDEQAIAQREYDERVNAGREAEANLRAAQASLQSARLNLGYTQVRAPVSGRIGKIEVTVGNLVAAGPGAPVLTTLVSVSPIYASFDADEQVITRALKDLPSGSSARGQIETIPVQMGTAGLEGTPFVGKLQLIDNQVDARSGTVRVRASFDNKDGALIPGQFARIRMGQARNDTALLVSERAIGTDQNKKFVMVVGEDNKAVYREVALGASINGLRVVSKGLKAGDRVVVNGLQHIRPGALVAPQTVTMDAKADGKAQQPTEQVAQAAKS; translated from the coding sequence ATGTCGAACAACAAGCCAACGTTTTCCTCCGCGGCCCGCAAGGGCCTGTGGCCCGCCGTGACCGGCGTCACCGCCTTGCTGGCGGTGGCCGCCGCGGTGCTGGGCATGCACAGCTTCAAGGCCGAGGCCAACGCGCCGGCCGCGGGCGCGCCGCAGGCCATCCCGGTCTCGGTCGCGGCGGTGGCGCCGAGCGAGATCAACGCCTGGGACGAGTTCTCGGGCCGCCTCGAGGCGATCGAACGCGTCGACGTGCGCTCCCGCGTCGCGGGTGCCGTGCAGTCGCTGCACTTCCGCGAAGGCGCGCTGGTCAAGCAGGGCGACCTGCTGGTGACCATCGACCCCGCGCCGTACGCGGCCGAGGTCGAGCGCGCCGAGGCGCAGGTGGCGTCGGCGCAGGCCCGCCAGTCCTTCAGCCGCAGCGAGCAGGAGCGCGCCAAGCGCCTGTGGGACGAGCAGGCGATCGCCCAGCGCGAATACGACGAGCGCGTGAATGCCGGCCGCGAAGCCGAAGCCAACCTGCGCGCCGCCCAGGCCTCGCTGCAGTCGGCGCGCCTGAACCTGGGCTACACCCAGGTGCGGGCACCGGTCTCGGGCCGCATCGGCAAGATCGAGGTCACGGTGGGCAACCTGGTGGCGGCCGGTCCCGGCGCCCCGGTGCTGACCACGCTGGTCTCGGTGAGCCCGATCTACGCGAGCTTCGATGCCGACGAGCAGGTGATCACGCGGGCCCTGAAGGACCTGCCGAGCGGTTCCAGCGCGCGCGGCCAGATCGAAACGATCCCGGTGCAGATGGGCACGGCCGGCCTGGAGGGCACGCCCTTCGTCGGCAAGCTGCAGCTGATCGACAACCAGGTCGACGCCCGCAGCGGCACGGTGCGCGTGCGCGCCTCCTTCGACAACAAGGACGGCGCCCTGATCCCCGGCCAGTTCGCCCGCATCCGCATGGGCCAGGCCCGCAACGACACCGCGCTGCTGGTGAGCGAACGCGCCATCGGCACCGACCAGAACAAGAAGTTCGTGATGGTCGTGGGCGAGGACAACAAGGCGGTCTACCGCGAAGTCGCGCTCGGCGCCTCGATCAACGGCCTGCGTGTCGTGAGCAAGGGCCTGAAGGCGGGCGACCGCGTGGTGGTCAACGGCCTGCAGCACATCCGCCCGGGTGCGCTGGTGGCGCCGCAGACCGTGACCATGGACGCCAAGGCCGACGGCAAGGCGCAACAACCGACGGAACAAGTGGCGCAGGCCGCGAAGTCCTGA